A window from Montipora capricornis isolate CH-2021 chromosome 7, ASM3666992v2, whole genome shotgun sequence encodes these proteins:
- the LOC138057168 gene encoding UDP-N-acetylglucosamine transporter-like isoform X2 codes for MEILHSKTRKTTAKKAFSHFLSESSSFTSTAGFRTIIFAVLTLQATCYFSLLRYSRTRPHKMYFSSTAVFLAEVMKLLVTLVVIFLQHRNLKQLGSFLVQSFLMNPLDTLKLSVASVLYVIQNNLVYIAMTHLESTTFQVSNQLKIISTAIFSIALLKKQLTRRKWICLVFLSVGVAMVQIDSHTSVQASILRNSDNVDSKKEHSTLLGLGAVLASSLVSGFAGVYMEKIFKQQRRKSFWLANAQLYTIGIVLGLVGVFYQDGPQIAEMGFFHGYDFVVCLVVLFASAGGIIVSLVLKYASCITKGFATSCAIVLSSVVSVYVFDFVPSMQFIVGAASVISAVLMYS; via the exons ATGGAGATTCTCCACTCGAAAACTCGAAAAACCACTGCAAAGAAAGCG TTTTCACATTTTCTTTCAGAATCCTCATCATTCACTTCCACCGCTGGATTTAGGACGATTATTTTTGCCGTCCTTACTCTGCAAGCTACATGTTACTTTTCACTGCTTCGCTACTCGCGAACGCGACCCCACAAAATGTACTTTAGTTCAACAGCTGTTTTCCTTGCAGAAGTTATGAAACTCTTGGTGACCTTAGTGGTGATATTTTTGCAGCACAGAAATCTAAAACAGTTGGGATCATTTCTTGTCCAAAGTTTTCTTATGAATCCACTGGATACACTGAAACTCTCTGTGGCATCAGTGCTTTACGTCATACAAAATAACCTTGTGTACATTGCAATGACACATCTGGAATCTACTACATTTCAG gtgtcaaatCAGTTAAAAATAATAAGCACTGCAATTTTTTCCATTGCCCTACTCAAAAAGCAGCTCACTAGAAGAAAGTGGATCTGCCTTGTTTTTTTGTCAGTGGGTGTTGCAATGGTTCAAATTGACTCGCACACCTCTGTCCAAGCCAGCATTTTACGAAACTCCGACAATGTGGATTCAAAAAAGGAGCACTCTACACTTCTTGGATTAGGTGCTGTTCTTGCATCTTCATTAGTGTCAGGCTTTGCTGgcgtttatatggagaaaatcTTCAAACAACAGAGACGCAAATCTTTTTGGTTGGCTAATGCACAATTGTACACAATAGGGATTGTTCTTGGACTTGTCGGAGTCTTTTACCAAGATGGTCCACAAATAGCAGAAATGGGATTCTTTCATGGTTATGATTTTGTTGTCTGTTTGGTTGTACTTTTTGCCTCAGCAGGTGGAATTATTGTTTCTTTGGTCTTGAAGTATGCCTCTTGTATAACCAAAGGATTTGCGACATCTTGTGCCATAGTTCTTTCTAGTGTGGTTTCAGTGTATGTGTTCGATTTTGTACCTAGTATGCAGTTTATTGTGGGTGCTGCATCCGTTATCTCCGCAGTGCTGATGTACAGTTAA
- the LOC138057168 gene encoding UDP-N-acetylglucosamine transporter-like isoform X3: protein MEILHSKTRKTTAKKAHRNLKQLGSFLVQSFLMNPLDTLKLSVASVLYVIQNNLVYIAMTHLESTTFQVSNQLKIISTAIFSIALLKKQLTRRKWICLVFLSVGVAMVQIDSHTSVQASILRNSDNVDSKKEHSTLLGLGAVLASSLVSGFAGVYMEKIFKQQRRKSFWLANAQLYTIGIVLGLVGVFYQDGPQIAEMGFFHGYDFVVCLVVLFASAGGIIVSLVLKYASCITKGFATSCAIVLSSVVSVYVFDFVPSMQFIVGAASVISAVLMYS, encoded by the exons ATGGAGATTCTCCACTCGAAAACTCGAAAAACCACTGCAAAGAAAGCG CACAGAAATCTAAAACAGTTGGGATCATTTCTTGTCCAAAGTTTTCTTATGAATCCACTGGATACACTGAAACTCTCTGTGGCATCAGTGCTTTACGTCATACAAAATAACCTTGTGTACATTGCAATGACACATCTGGAATCTACTACATTTCAG gtgtcaaatCAGTTAAAAATAATAAGCACTGCAATTTTTTCCATTGCCCTACTCAAAAAGCAGCTCACTAGAAGAAAGTGGATCTGCCTTGTTTTTTTGTCAGTGGGTGTTGCAATGGTTCAAATTGACTCGCACACCTCTGTCCAAGCCAGCATTTTACGAAACTCCGACAATGTGGATTCAAAAAAGGAGCACTCTACACTTCTTGGATTAGGTGCTGTTCTTGCATCTTCATTAGTGTCAGGCTTTGCTGgcgtttatatggagaaaatcTTCAAACAACAGAGACGCAAATCTTTTTGGTTGGCTAATGCACAATTGTACACAATAGGGATTGTTCTTGGACTTGTCGGAGTCTTTTACCAAGATGGTCCACAAATAGCAGAAATGGGATTCTTTCATGGTTATGATTTTGTTGTCTGTTTGGTTGTACTTTTTGCCTCAGCAGGTGGAATTATTGTTTCTTTGGTCTTGAAGTATGCCTCTTGTATAACCAAAGGATTTGCGACATCTTGTGCCATAGTTCTTTCTAGTGTGGTTTCAGTGTATGTGTTCGATTTTGTACCTAGTATGCAGTTTATTGTGGGTGCTGCATCCGTTATCTCCGCAGTGCTGATGTACAGTTAA
- the LOC138057168 gene encoding UDP-N-acetylglucosamine transporter-like isoform X1, protein MNCSRQNLRLSSGKVAKDGDSPLENSKNHCKESESSSFTSTAGFRTIIFAVLTLQATCYFSLLRYSRTRPHKMYFSSTAVFLAEVMKLLVTLVVIFLQHRNLKQLGSFLVQSFLMNPLDTLKLSVASVLYVIQNNLVYIAMTHLESTTFQVSNQLKIISTAIFSIALLKKQLTRRKWICLVFLSVGVAMVQIDSHTSVQASILRNSDNVDSKKEHSTLLGLGAVLASSLVSGFAGVYMEKIFKQQRRKSFWLANAQLYTIGIVLGLVGVFYQDGPQIAEMGFFHGYDFVVCLVVLFASAGGIIVSLVLKYASCITKGFATSCAIVLSSVVSVYVFDFVPSMQFIVGAASVISAVLMYS, encoded by the exons ATGAATTGTTCTAGGCAAAACTTGCGGTTAAGCTCCGGAAAAGTAGCAAAGGATGGAGATTCTCCACTCGAAAACTCGAAAAACCACTGCAAAGAAAGCG AATCCTCATCATTCACTTCCACCGCTGGATTTAGGACGATTATTTTTGCCGTCCTTACTCTGCAAGCTACATGTTACTTTTCACTGCTTCGCTACTCGCGAACGCGACCCCACAAAATGTACTTTAGTTCAACAGCTGTTTTCCTTGCAGAAGTTATGAAACTCTTGGTGACCTTAGTGGTGATATTTTTGCAGCACAGAAATCTAAAACAGTTGGGATCATTTCTTGTCCAAAGTTTTCTTATGAATCCACTGGATACACTGAAACTCTCTGTGGCATCAGTGCTTTACGTCATACAAAATAACCTTGTGTACATTGCAATGACACATCTGGAATCTACTACATTTCAG gtgtcaaatCAGTTAAAAATAATAAGCACTGCAATTTTTTCCATTGCCCTACTCAAAAAGCAGCTCACTAGAAGAAAGTGGATCTGCCTTGTTTTTTTGTCAGTGGGTGTTGCAATGGTTCAAATTGACTCGCACACCTCTGTCCAAGCCAGCATTTTACGAAACTCCGACAATGTGGATTCAAAAAAGGAGCACTCTACACTTCTTGGATTAGGTGCTGTTCTTGCATCTTCATTAGTGTCAGGCTTTGCTGgcgtttatatggagaaaatcTTCAAACAACAGAGACGCAAATCTTTTTGGTTGGCTAATGCACAATTGTACACAATAGGGATTGTTCTTGGACTTGTCGGAGTCTTTTACCAAGATGGTCCACAAATAGCAGAAATGGGATTCTTTCATGGTTATGATTTTGTTGTCTGTTTGGTTGTACTTTTTGCCTCAGCAGGTGGAATTATTGTTTCTTTGGTCTTGAAGTATGCCTCTTGTATAACCAAAGGATTTGCGACATCTTGTGCCATAGTTCTTTCTAGTGTGGTTTCAGTGTATGTGTTCGATTTTGTACCTAGTATGCAGTTTATTGTGGGTGCTGCATCCGTTATCTCCGCAGTGCTGATGTACAGTTAA